A genomic window from Armatimonadota bacterium includes:
- a CDS encoding sugar ABC transporter permease, with protein MGYLFVAPALLLLLAVLAYPALRSLRLSLSAGRGSSGYTLVQYADLLRSDVFRQVLANTAIFVVASVALHLLLGLAVALALNRPLFGRTAFRVMALLPWVVPDVVAGIVWKWILNPLYGLMNDLLFRAGLIAAPVEWLTSPRLVLPAVVLANVWRGFPFVMIILLAGLQSIPIELYEAAAIDGAGTLQRFRHVTLPGLRKVLIVALALDTIWEVRRFGLIQAMTAGGPGIMSEVLSTQVFKQYFQFFRFEYASAMAIAMTGLLLLVSLPYVRMIVRQE; from the coding sequence ATGGGCTATCTCTTCGTCGCCCCCGCGCTGCTGCTGCTCCTGGCCGTCCTGGCGTACCCCGCCCTGCGCAGCCTGCGCCTCAGCCTCTCGGCGGGCCGCGGGTCTTCGGGCTATACGCTGGTCCAATACGCCGACCTCCTGCGTTCCGACGTCTTCCGGCAGGTCCTGGCCAACACGGCGATCTTCGTCGTGGCCAGCGTCGCCCTGCACCTGCTCCTGGGATTGGCCGTGGCGCTGGCGTTGAACCGGCCGCTCTTCGGGCGGACGGCCTTTCGGGTGATGGCGCTGCTGCCCTGGGTGGTCCCGGACGTCGTGGCCGGCATCGTCTGGAAGTGGATCCTCAACCCCTTGTACGGACTCATGAACGACCTGCTCTTCCGGGCGGGCCTCATTGCCGCGCCGGTGGAGTGGCTGACCTCGCCGCGCCTGGTGCTGCCCGCGGTCGTGCTGGCCAACGTCTGGCGCGGCTTCCCCTTCGTCATGATCATCCTCCTGGCCGGCCTGCAGAGCATCCCCATCGAACTGTACGAGGCCGCGGCCATCGACGGGGCCGGCACCCTGCAGCGCTTCCGCCACGTCACGCTGCCCGGGCTGCGCAAGGTCCTGATCGTGGCCCTGGCCCTGGACACCATCTGGGAGGTCCGCCGGTTCGGCCTGATTCAGGCTATGACCGCGGGAGGACCGGGGATCATGAGCGAGGTCCTCTCCACGCAGGTCTTCAAGCAGTACTTCCAGTTCTTCCGGTTCGAGTACGCCTCGGCGATGGCCATCGCCATGACGGGCCTGCTGCTGCTCGTCTCGCTGCCCTATGTGCGGATGATCGTCCGGCAGGAGTGA
- a CDS encoding ABC transporter substrate-binding protein yields MSRQGTVARSVLGLALTAALVFGGLVPARSQEVVTLRFSNWHLVETVWGRSLREAINIFESRNPGIKIVPEPISYAEKEARYQTECAARRMPDVVKLHNFSLTMFFEMGCAADLTPFIQKEGPNFLKAWYDTPIKVMTYKGKIMAMPGDFMSMVLIYNREMFRAAGLDPDRPPRNWTEFLDYARRLTRDTDGDGRVDQWGFSIPASRNPGLPLRITPVVWSFGADFITPDGRASAMNTPEFRAAFTYIVELATVHKVVPPGVTTFGPGDVRTQMASGKVAMKIGSGWSYPIINDLNPKMNAYATLEAAPVPVGKVRITAAWQSGWIMSPFTRHPEAAWKFIKFLSSKEMDKKFFEDNRVISSRKDVNALPMVRTDKFSRVIVGELAHARLEPMIKEWPEIFDAFTTALHEAIAGAKTPDRALADAHARVNAILARSR; encoded by the coding sequence ATGAGCAGACAGGGGACGGTGGCACGCAGCGTGCTGGGCCTGGCCCTGACGGCCGCCCTGGTCTTCGGGGGACTGGTCCCGGCGCGGTCCCAGGAAGTGGTCACGCTGCGCTTCTCCAACTGGCATCTCGTCGAGACCGTGTGGGGACGATCCCTCCGTGAGGCCATCAACATCTTCGAGAGCCGGAATCCCGGGATCAAGATCGTTCCCGAACCCATCTCGTACGCCGAAAAGGAGGCGCGCTACCAGACCGAGTGCGCCGCCCGGCGCATGCCGGATGTGGTGAAGCTCCACAACTTCTCGCTGACCATGTTCTTCGAGATGGGGTGCGCGGCCGACCTGACGCCCTTCATCCAGAAGGAGGGACCGAACTTTCTCAAGGCCTGGTACGACACGCCGATCAAGGTCATGACCTACAAGGGCAAGATCATGGCCATGCCCGGAGACTTCATGTCCATGGTCCTGATCTACAACCGGGAGATGTTCCGAGCGGCCGGGCTGGACCCCGATCGTCCGCCCAGGAACTGGACCGAATTTCTGGACTATGCTCGGCGGCTGACCCGCGACACCGACGGGGACGGCCGCGTCGACCAGTGGGGCTTCAGCATCCCCGCCTCCAGGAACCCGGGGCTGCCGCTGCGCATCACCCCCGTCGTCTGGAGCTTCGGCGCCGATTTCATCACCCCGGACGGCCGGGCGTCGGCGATGAACACGCCGGAGTTCCGCGCGGCCTTCACCTACATCGTCGAACTGGCCACCGTGCACAAGGTCGTCCCGCCCGGCGTGACCACCTTCGGGCCCGGCGATGTCCGCACCCAGATGGCCTCCGGGAAAGTGGCGATGAAGATCGGCTCGGGCTGGTCCTATCCCATCATCAATGACCTCAACCCGAAGATGAACGCCTACGCCACGCTGGAGGCGGCGCCGGTGCCGGTGGGAAAGGTCCGGATCACCGCGGCCTGGCAGTCCGGCTGGATCATGAGCCCCTTCACCAGGCACCCGGAGGCGGCCTGGAAGTTCATCAAGTTCCTCAGCAGCAAGGAGATGGACAAAAAGTTCTTCGAGGACAACCGCGTGATCTCGTCCCGCAAGGACGTGAACGCGCTGCCCATGGTCCGCACCGACAAATTCTCGCGGGTCATCGTCGGCGAACTGGCCCACGCCCGGCTCGAGCCGATGATCAAGGAGTGGCCCGAGATCTTCGACGCCTTCACCACGGCGCTCCACGAGGCCATCGCCGGCGCCAAGACACCGGACCGGGCGCTGGCCGATGCCCATGCCCGGGTCAACGCCATCCTGGCGCGCAGTCGCTGA
- a CDS encoding sugar kinase, which translates to MGGNSVPAVVALGEPMVEFAAEQRGGLAEARTFRRGFGGDTANFIVAVARMGVPCGYVTRVGGDEFGRAFLALWDREGVDRSRVIVEPEGITGVYFISLLEAGLHEFTYYRSGSPASRLRPEDLDESYLAGARVFHTSGITQAISASARETVEAALTIVGRSGGTISYDANVRPRLWPLDTARQVVTQTFSRAHLVFVSDEDAALLYPGLPAEGVVDRILALGPRLVLLKRGARGCLVATAEGERYPLSAWPVDVVDTTGAGDAFAGVFVAAWLSGAGVPEAARLANAAGALATTGLGAVASIPTRGQIIEFLGTHQATVSERA; encoded by the coding sequence GTGGGCGGTAACAGCGTCCCGGCCGTGGTGGCGCTGGGCGAACCGATGGTCGAGTTCGCCGCCGAACAGCGGGGCGGGCTGGCCGAGGCGCGCACCTTCCGCCGCGGATTCGGCGGGGACACGGCCAACTTCATCGTGGCCGTGGCGCGGATGGGCGTACCCTGCGGATATGTGACGCGGGTGGGAGGAGACGAGTTCGGCCGGGCCTTCCTGGCCCTGTGGGATCGGGAAGGCGTGGACCGCAGCCGCGTCATCGTCGAGCCCGAAGGGATCACGGGCGTGTACTTCATTTCCCTGCTGGAGGCGGGACTCCACGAGTTCACCTACTACCGGTCCGGATCGCCGGCCTCGCGGCTGCGCCCGGAGGATCTCGACGAATCCTACCTGGCCGGAGCCCGGGTGTTCCACACCTCGGGGATCACCCAGGCGATCTCCGCCTCGGCGCGGGAGACGGTTGAAGCCGCGCTGACCATCGTCGGGCGCTCCGGCGGAACCATCAGTTACGACGCCAACGTGCGCCCGCGTCTGTGGCCCCTGGACACGGCGCGGCAGGTGGTGACGCAGACCTTTTCCCGCGCCCATCTCGTGTTCGTCAGCGACGAAGACGCCGCGCTGCTCTATCCGGGTCTGCCCGCCGAAGGCGTGGTGGACAGGATCCTGGCTCTCGGACCGCGCCTCGTCCTGCTGAAGCGCGGGGCCAGGGGGTGTCTGGTGGCTACGGCGGAAGGGGAGCGGTACCCGCTGTCGGCGTGGCCCGTGGACGTCGTCGATACCACCGGGGCGGGCGACGCCTTCGCCGGCGTCTTCGTCGCGGCCTGGCTCTCCGGCGCTGGCGTGCCGGAAGCCGCCCGGCTGGCGAATGCGGCCGGGGCGCTGGCGACCACGGGCCTCGGCGCCGTCGCCTCTATCCCCACGCGGGGACAGATCATCGAGTTCCTCGGCACGCATCAGGCCACAGTGAGCGAGCGAGCGTAG
- a CDS encoding IclR family transcriptional regulator, which produces MRPRTARTPTPVHSVQRVIALLTALGRAGRPLSVTQLSAEVGLPRPTIYRLMQTLTLQGMTALTDGGYVIGPRILWLAGQRLEQLELRAAGRSVLLDLRDRTGETAHLAVLEQGQVVYIDKVESPGPMRMASAIGKIMPAHSTALGKAMLAHLPVDEVNRILDAVGMPRRTPNTITDRGRLFAELATVRARGFSVDNIENEDGIRCVGAPIFDHRRQVVGAISLSGPASRITLERVRRLGPEVRRAAEQVSRALGWTQHATETHGGR; this is translated from the coding sequence ATGAGACCGCGCACCGCCCGGACGCCGACCCCGGTCCACTCCGTTCAGCGCGTCATTGCGCTGCTCACCGCGCTGGGCCGGGCCGGGCGGCCTCTGAGCGTGACCCAGCTCAGTGCTGAGGTCGGCCTCCCCCGACCCACGATCTACCGCCTGATGCAGACCCTCACCCTGCAGGGCATGACGGCGCTCACCGACGGGGGATATGTCATCGGACCCAGGATTCTGTGGCTGGCCGGGCAGCGGCTCGAGCAGCTGGAGCTCCGCGCGGCCGGCCGAAGCGTCCTGCTCGACCTGCGCGACCGCACCGGCGAGACGGCGCACCTGGCCGTACTGGAGCAGGGGCAGGTGGTCTACATCGACAAGGTGGAGTCGCCCGGTCCGATGCGCATGGCCTCGGCGATCGGCAAGATCATGCCCGCGCACAGCACGGCGCTGGGGAAGGCGATGCTGGCGCACCTTCCCGTCGATGAGGTGAACCGCATCCTGGACGCGGTGGGGATGCCGCGCCGCACGCCCAACACCATCACCGACCGCGGGCGGCTCTTCGCCGAGCTGGCCACCGTTCGCGCCCGCGGCTTCTCGGTGGACAACATCGAGAACGAGGACGGCATCCGGTGCGTGGGCGCGCCCATCTTCGACCATCGCCGGCAGGTGGTGGGAGCGATCAGTCTTTCCGGGCCGGCCAGCCGGATCACCCTGGAGCGGGTGCGGCGGCTGGGCCCGGAGGTGCGCCGGGCGGCCGAGCAGGTGTCACGCGCGCTGGGCTGGACACAGCATGCCACGGAGACGCACGGTGGGCGGTAA
- a CDS encoding dihydrodipicolinate synthase family protein, producing the protein MASMLGGVYVASVTPFTASGAIDLAALAGHGEWLASHGVEGIVFFGTNGEGPSIALTEKRRALEHLFARGLRCQIVPAVMEGNLPETLELVGAIAEMPAAAVLVLPPYYFKPPSADGLRRFFEPVLAAARQPVILYHVPKYAVPVPPGLVASLDVWGVKDSGGEQGYAEAVRAAGKQVLIGTEDDLWTRLTAGAAGMISALANAVPERIVEIYALAQRGDAEAGISLSARLQQIRAMTKEYAAPAVLKRLAEARHGRPMGSVRPPLLPAPEDYDPRPILQLAGLA; encoded by the coding sequence ATGGCCTCGATGCTCGGCGGCGTCTACGTTGCCTCCGTGACCCCCTTCACGGCCTCCGGGGCGATCGACCTCGCCGCGCTGGCCGGACACGGCGAATGGCTGGCTTCCCATGGGGTCGAGGGGATCGTCTTTTTCGGGACGAACGGCGAGGGTCCCTCGATCGCCCTAACTGAGAAACGGCGCGCCCTGGAACACCTCTTCGCCCGCGGGCTGCGCTGCCAGATCGTCCCCGCGGTCATGGAGGGAAACCTGCCGGAAACGCTGGAACTGGTCGGCGCCATCGCGGAGATGCCGGCCGCCGCGGTGCTCGTCCTGCCGCCGTACTACTTCAAGCCGCCCTCCGCGGACGGGCTGCGCCGCTTCTTCGAGCCGGTCCTCGCTGCGGCGAGGCAGCCGGTGATTCTGTACCACGTCCCCAAGTACGCCGTGCCCGTCCCTCCCGGGCTCGTCGCTTCCCTCGACGTCTGGGGGGTCAAAGACTCGGGCGGCGAGCAGGGGTACGCGGAAGCGGTCCGCGCCGCGGGGAAGCAGGTGCTGATCGGCACTGAAGACGACCTGTGGACCCGTCTCACGGCGGGCGCGGCGGGGATGATCTCGGCGCTGGCCAATGCCGTCCCGGAGCGCATCGTGGAGATTTACGCCCTGGCGCAGCGCGGGGACGCCGAGGCCGGGATCTCCCTGTCCGCGCGCCTCCAGCAGATCCGGGCCATGACGAAGGAGTATGCCGCGCCGGCCGTCCTCAAACGCCTGGCCGAGGCCCGCCACGGACGGCCCATGGGCTCGGTGCGCCCGCCGCTGCTGCCCGCCCCGGAGGACTACGACCCCCGGCCCATCCTGCAGCTCGCCGGCCTGGCCTGA
- the aroF gene encoding 3-deoxy-7-phosphoheptulonate synthase, with product MIVVMEPHASREQINDIVRKIQDAGLGSHISAGVERTIIGVVGDSHTKEQLRQSLEASPGVEKVVLILQPFKLVSRDFKPEDSVIDVEGVRFGDGSVVVIAGPCSVESREQILRTARAVKASGAVMLRGGAFKPRTSPYSFQGLEEEGLRYLAEARAETGLPVVTEAMDAAQLLLVIKYADMVQIGARNMQNYTLLREVGRARHPVLLKRGPSATIQELLLAAEYIMSEGNYHIVLCERGIRSFDNYTRYTLDLSAVPVLRQLTHLPVIVDPSQASGKARYVPPLAKAAVAAGAAGLIIEVHPEPEKALSDGPQQLTPEVFAQLMRELTPLAAALGRRVQTPAAVRAP from the coding sequence ATGATCGTCGTCATGGAGCCTCACGCCTCGCGCGAGCAGATCAACGACATCGTGCGGAAGATCCAGGACGCCGGGTTGGGCAGCCACATCTCGGCCGGGGTCGAGCGCACGATCATCGGCGTCGTCGGCGACAGCCACACCAAGGAGCAGCTGCGCCAGTCGCTCGAGGCCTCGCCCGGTGTGGAGAAGGTCGTCCTGATCCTGCAGCCCTTCAAGCTGGTCAGCCGCGACTTCAAACCTGAGGACTCGGTTATCGACGTGGAGGGGGTGCGCTTCGGGGACGGTTCCGTGGTGGTCATCGCCGGGCCCTGCTCGGTGGAGAGCCGGGAGCAGATCCTGCGCACAGCGCGGGCGGTGAAGGCTTCCGGGGCCGTGATGCTGCGCGGCGGGGCGTTCAAGCCGCGCACCTCACCCTACTCCTTCCAGGGGCTGGAGGAAGAAGGGTTGCGGTACCTGGCCGAGGCCCGGGCCGAGACCGGCCTGCCGGTGGTCACCGAGGCGATGGACGCCGCCCAGCTCCTGCTGGTCATCAAGTATGCGGACATGGTGCAGATCGGCGCCCGCAACATGCAGAACTACACCCTGCTGCGCGAGGTGGGGCGCGCCCGGCACCCCGTGCTTCTGAAGCGCGGCCCCAGCGCCACGATCCAAGAACTGCTCCTGGCCGCCGAGTACATCATGAGCGAGGGGAACTACCACATCGTGCTGTGCGAGCGCGGTATCCGCAGCTTCGACAACTACACCCGGTACACCCTCGACCTCTCCGCCGTGCCGGTGCTCAGGCAGCTGACGCACCTGCCGGTGATCGTCGATCCCAGTCAGGCCAGCGGGAAGGCCCGCTATGTTCCGCCGCTGGCCAAGGCGGCCGTGGCCGCCGGCGCGGCCGGGCTGATCATCGAGGTCCATCCCGAGCCGGAGAAGGCCCTGAGCGACGGACCCCAGCAACTCACGCCGGAGGTCTTTGCCCAGCTGATGAGAGAACTCACCCCGCTGGCCGCCGCGCTGGGTCGTCGGGTGCAGACGCCGGCGGCCGTGCGGGCGCCATGA
- a CDS encoding prephenate dehydrogenase/arogenate dehydrogenase family protein — translation MIGPRTVGIVGLGLIGTSLGLAIRQRRVAERVVGVDVDASAVEAARARGALDKGATTDDLLHEADLVVVAVPPDAVVEVAVRAAEVLRAGAVITDVASIKAPIVSDLERRLPRRVRYVGGHPMAGSERSGPQAADAQLLLGRPFIITPTAAGDREAVEMVSTLARGMGMRPVVLDAREHDDLVAQVSHLPYLLAVAVLNAASEAALPLQGPGFGGISRLAASPVEMWTQICAGNAAAIRRALGRVRTELDELERALGDREALAAVLRRARRRAGLEG, via the coding sequence ATGATCGGTCCCCGCACCGTCGGGATCGTCGGTCTGGGGCTGATCGGGACCTCCCTCGGCCTGGCCATCCGGCAGCGCCGGGTGGCGGAACGCGTGGTGGGCGTGGACGTGGACGCCAGCGCCGTGGAGGCCGCGCGGGCGCGGGGCGCCCTGGACAAAGGGGCGACCACCGACGACCTCCTGCACGAAGCGGACCTCGTCGTCGTGGCCGTTCCCCCCGACGCGGTGGTCGAGGTCGCCGTCCGGGCGGCGGAGGTGCTGCGCGCGGGGGCGGTCATTACGGACGTGGCGTCCATCAAGGCCCCGATCGTGAGCGACCTCGAGCGAAGGCTGCCGCGCCGGGTGCGGTATGTCGGCGGGCACCCGATGGCGGGCTCCGAGCGCAGCGGCCCGCAGGCCGCCGACGCCCAGTTGCTCCTGGGCCGGCCGTTCATCATCACCCCGACGGCGGCGGGCGACCGTGAGGCGGTGGAGATGGTGTCGACCCTGGCCCGCGGGATGGGCATGCGGCCGGTGGTGCTGGACGCCCGGGAGCACGACGATCTGGTCGCTCAGGTCAGCCACCTGCCCTATCTCCTGGCCGTGGCCGTGCTCAACGCCGCCTCGGAGGCGGCGCTGCCCCTGCAGGGCCCGGGATTTGGTGGGATCAGCCGGCTGGCCGCCAGCCCGGTGGAGATGTGGACGCAGATCTGCGCCGGCAACGCGGCGGCGATCCGGCGGGCGCTGGGCCGGGTGCGCACGGAACTGGACGAGCTGGAGCGGGCGCTGGGCGATCGGGAGGCGCTGGCCGCGGTGCTGCGGCGTGCCCGCCGGCGGGCGGGACTGGAAGGCTAG
- the trpE gene encoding anthranilate synthase component I, giving the protein MLDIAPSKTEFLSRTRSGNLIPVSCELPADLETPISVFLKVRDQGHAFLLESVEGGERIGRYSFIGAGPTLLVISQGEQVELRQGGRVDRKTADVLEVVREILSRHRLVADPGLPRFSGGAVGYFGYDLVRSWERLPHRPPDDLALPTCYLAVTDTVVIFDHVRHTMKIVANALVDDDGGAAYRAAVEKVQRLYERLRAPLIPPQGAGRVQPVMDTDMPVAGFLSAVERAKEYIRAGDVFQVVLSRRFSMGLEGVDGLEIYRALRTVNPSPYMFFLDFAGVKVIGSSPELLVRLENGVVETRPLAGTRPRGATEAEDLTMEAQLLADEKERAEHVMLVDLGRNDLGRVCAYGTVRVTDLMSVERFSHVMHIVSDVQGRLRAGLDAVDVLRACFPAGTVTGAPKVRAMEIIDELEPVARGPYAGAVGYLGFSGNMDTAITIRTIVATGERAYLQAGAGIVADSVPEREYVETVSKAKALVRAIERVGRVRP; this is encoded by the coding sequence GTGCTGGACATCGCTCCGAGCAAGACGGAATTCTTGAGCCGAACCCGGTCGGGGAACCTGATCCCGGTCTCCTGCGAGCTGCCCGCGGACCTGGAGACGCCGATCTCGGTGTTCCTCAAGGTGCGCGATCAGGGCCACGCCTTCCTGCTGGAGAGCGTGGAGGGCGGCGAGCGCATCGGCCGATACTCCTTCATCGGCGCGGGGCCGACGCTGCTCGTCATCTCGCAGGGGGAGCAGGTCGAACTCCGCCAGGGCGGGCGCGTGGACCGGAAGACGGCCGATGTGCTGGAGGTGGTCCGGGAGATCCTGAGCCGCCACCGTCTGGTTGCCGATCCGGGGCTGCCGCGCTTTTCCGGCGGGGCGGTGGGCTACTTCGGCTACGACCTGGTGCGGTCGTGGGAGCGGCTGCCCCACCGGCCGCCGGATGACCTGGCCCTGCCCACCTGCTACCTGGCTGTGACCGACACGGTGGTGATCTTCGACCACGTGCGGCACACGATGAAGATTGTGGCCAACGCCCTGGTGGACGACGACGGCGGCGCCGCCTACCGCGCGGCGGTGGAGAAGGTCCAGCGCCTCTACGAGCGGCTGCGGGCGCCGCTGATCCCTCCGCAGGGCGCGGGACGGGTGCAGCCGGTGATGGACACGGACATGCCGGTGGCCGGATTCCTCAGCGCCGTGGAGCGGGCCAAGGAGTACATCCGGGCCGGCGATGTCTTCCAGGTGGTGCTGTCGCGGCGGTTCTCGATGGGCCTGGAGGGCGTGGACGGCCTGGAGATCTACCGCGCCCTGCGCACGGTGAACCCATCGCCGTACATGTTTTTCCTGGACTTCGCGGGGGTGAAGGTCATCGGTTCTTCCCCCGAACTGCTGGTCCGCCTGGAGAACGGCGTGGTCGAGACGCGGCCGCTGGCCGGGACGCGGCCGCGCGGGGCGACGGAGGCCGAGGACCTGACGATGGAGGCGCAGTTGCTGGCCGACGAGAAGGAGCGCGCCGAGCACGTGATGCTGGTGGACCTGGGGCGCAACGATCTGGGGCGGGTCTGTGCGTACGGGACGGTCCGCGTTACCGACCTGATGAGCGTGGAGCGGTTCAGCCACGTGATGCACATCGTCTCGGACGTCCAGGGCCGCCTGCGGGCGGGCCTGGACGCGGTGGATGTGCTGCGGGCCTGTTTCCCGGCCGGCACGGTGACCGGGGCGCCCAAGGTGCGGGCCATGGAAATCATCGACGAGCTCGAGCCGGTGGCGCGCGGGCCGTACGCGGGGGCCGTCGGGTATCTCGGCTTTTCGGGGAACATGGACACCGCGATCACCATCCGCACCATCGTCGCCACGGGCGAGCGGGCCTACCTCCAGGCCGGCGCCGGGATCGTCGCCGACTCGGTGCCCGAACGCGAGTACGTCGAGACGGTGAGCAAAGCCAAGGCGCTGGTCCGGGCCATCGAGCGTGTGGGGAGGGTGCGCCCGTGA
- a CDS encoding aminodeoxychorismate/anthranilate synthase component II — protein MIIVIDNYDSFTYNLVQYLGEMAGEIRVFRNDQVRPGEVARLRPQAVVISPGPCTPAEAGVSVPLIRALAGTVPILGVCLGHQAIGAAFGGQVVRAPVPVHGKVSEVRHDGQTIFRGLPNPLWGTRYHSLVIERASLPGVLEVSAELADGTIMGVRHREVLVEGVQFHPESVLTTPGRQLLRNFLELAGVPPVAPSRRS, from the coding sequence GTGATCATTGTGATCGACAACTACGACTCCTTCACCTACAACCTCGTGCAGTACCTCGGGGAGATGGCCGGGGAGATCCGCGTGTTCCGCAACGATCAGGTCCGGCCGGGCGAGGTCGCCCGGCTGAGGCCACAGGCGGTGGTGATCTCTCCGGGGCCCTGCACGCCGGCCGAGGCCGGCGTCTCCGTGCCGCTGATCCGGGCGCTGGCCGGTACGGTGCCCATCCTGGGCGTCTGCCTCGGGCATCAGGCCATCGGCGCGGCCTTCGGCGGGCAGGTCGTCCGGGCCCCCGTCCCGGTGCACGGCAAGGTCTCGGAGGTGCGCCACGACGGCCAGACCATTTTCCGCGGTCTCCCCAACCCGCTCTGGGGCACCCGCTATCACTCCCTGGTCATCGAGCGCGCGTCGCTGCCCGGGGTCCTGGAGGTGTCGGCGGAACTGGCCGACGGGACCATCATGGGCGTGCGCCACCGCGAGGTTCTGGTGGAGGGGGTGCAGTTTCATCCCGAATCGGTCCTCACCACGCCGGGCCGGCAGCTGCTGCGGAACTTCCTGGAGCTGGCCGGGGTGCCGCCGGTCGCGCCGTCGAGGAGGAGTTGA
- the trpD gene encoding anthranilate phosphoribosyltransferase, translating into MEIKDAIRKVVGREHLTEAEAHGAMGRVMDGQATPAQIAALITALRMKGETVEEIAGFARAMRERARRITPSASALIDIVGTGGDRLSTFNISTTSAFVVAAAGGYVAKHGNRAVSRLCGAADVLEALGVPVQVPPEVARRAIEDIGIGFLFAPIYHAAMKHAVAPRREIAIRTVFNILGPLTNPADAAYLVVGTYDPSLTEIMARVLGEMGARRALVVHGLDGIDEVSTLGPTRVSELRDGQVRTYTVTPDDLGVPPAKPADIGGGSPEENAAIATAVLRGEDGPRTDIVLANAGAALMTAGLADSWAEGVALARRAVTSGAAYEKLEALRAHSRAAVS; encoded by the coding sequence GTGGAGATCAAGGATGCGATCCGCAAGGTGGTAGGGCGGGAGCACCTCACCGAGGCCGAGGCCCACGGGGCCATGGGCCGGGTGATGGACGGACAGGCCACGCCTGCGCAGATCGCCGCCCTGATCACGGCGCTGCGCATGAAGGGCGAGACGGTGGAGGAGATCGCCGGATTCGCCCGGGCCATGCGGGAGCGCGCCCGGCGGATCACGCCCAGCGCATCGGCGCTGATCGACATCGTCGGCACCGGCGGCGACCGCCTGAGCACCTTCAACATCTCCACGACCAGCGCCTTCGTCGTTGCCGCCGCGGGCGGGTATGTGGCCAAACACGGCAACCGTGCCGTTTCGCGCCTCTGCGGCGCCGCGGACGTCCTCGAAGCCCTGGGGGTGCCGGTCCAGGTGCCTCCGGAGGTGGCGCGGCGCGCCATCGAGGACATCGGCATCGGCTTCCTGTTTGCGCCGATCTACCACGCGGCGATGAAGCACGCCGTGGCCCCGCGCCGGGAGATCGCCATCCGCACCGTGTTCAATATCCTCGGGCCGCTGACCAATCCGGCGGACGCGGCTTACCTGGTCGTAGGCACGTACGATCCGTCCCTGACAGAAATCATGGCCCGGGTGCTGGGTGAGATGGGGGCCCGCCGCGCCCTCGTCGTCCACGGGCTGGACGGGATCGACGAGGTCTCCACCCTCGGGCCGACCCGGGTTTCGGAGCTGCGGGACGGTCAGGTGCGCACCTACACCGTCACCCCCGACGATCTCGGGGTGCCGCCGGCGAAGCCGGCCGACATCGGCGGTGGATCGCCGGAGGAGAACGCGGCGATCGCGACGGCCGTCCTGCGGGGAGAGGACGGCCCGCGGACGGACATCGTGCTGGCCAACGCCGGCGCCGCCCTGATGACCGCGGGCCTCGCCGACAGCTGGGCCGAAGGGGTGGCCCTGGCCCGCCGGGCGGTGACCTCGGGTGCGGCGTACGAAAAACTGGAGGCCCTGCGGGCGCACAGCAGAGCGGCCGTCTCTTGA
- the trpC gene encoding indole-3-glycerol phosphate synthase TrpC, giving the protein MILDEILAYKQQEVLRRAAVRSPREVAAAAATAPAPPDFLGALRGRGLAVIAEIKGASPSAGTIRAAYDPVAVAAAYEAGGAAALSVLTDAKYFRGSWEALGRVARSTRLPVLCKEFIVDPYQIDEARAAGAAAVLLIAAATPGRRLRAYLEHARRRGLDALVEVHTAREVAVALEAGAEAIGINNRDLRTLEVDLETTARLRPLIPPGVVVVSESGFASRAEVEAVMRLGVDAILVGTNLMRSPDPGAALRTLRGEQ; this is encoded by the coding sequence ATGATCCTGGACGAGATCCTTGCCTATAAACAGCAAGAGGTCCTGCGGCGAGCGGCGGTACGCTCGCCGCGCGAGGTGGCCGCCGCCGCCGCGACGGCCCCTGCGCCGCCGGACTTCCTGGGCGCCCTGAGAGGGCGGGGTCTGGCCGTGATCGCCGAGATCAAGGGGGCGTCGCCTTCGGCGGGGACGATCCGCGCGGCGTACGATCCGGTGGCCGTGGCCGCCGCGTACGAGGCCGGCGGCGCCGCGGCGCTGTCGGTGCTCACCGACGCGAAGTATTTCCGCGGGTCGTGGGAGGCCCTGGGGCGGGTGGCGCGGTCCACGCGGCTGCCGGTGCTGTGCAAGGAGTTTATCGTCGATCCCTACCAGATCGACGAGGCCCGCGCCGCCGGGGCCGCCGCCGTGTTGTTGATCGCCGCAGCCACGCCCGGGCGACGGCTGCGGGCCTACCTGGAGCACGCCCGCCGGCGCGGGCTCGACGCCCTGGTGGAGGTTCACACCGCCCGGGAGGTGGCCGTCGCCCTCGAGGCCGGCGCCGAGGCGATCGGCATCAACAACCGGGATCTGCGTACACTGGAGGTAGATCTGGAGACCACGGCCCGGCTGCGGCCGCTTATCCCGCCGGGAGTGGTCGTGGTCAGCGAGAGCGGGTTCGCCAGCCGGGCGGAGGTGGAGGCGGTGATGCGCCTGGGCGTGGACGCCATTCTGGTGGGGACCAACCTGATGCGCAGCCCCGATCCCGGTGCTGCGCTGCGGACCCTGAGGGGGGAGCAATGA